One window of Amyelois transitella isolate CPQ chromosome 7, ilAmyTran1.1, whole genome shotgun sequence genomic DNA carries:
- the LOC106131664 gene encoding endocuticle structural glycoprotein SgAbd-1-like, with translation MTRAIILVLLFCSLSSCQSSSAATPSLTPLPTVGPTPFPFTPTPFAPTPFTPTPFAPSPFAPGFNNRFNYPYNPQAGPAVPILSFTNDHGAAGTYSYSFTTADGKQAQESGFLKDAYIDNNGEPQGTQVVQGSYAYVAPDGTPIQVSYVADENGFRPSGVHIPADGKAIVPPVVPPIPGVPPVPLVDGKIDPTHNRYHHFYNNGYNRPYDPRYPYDPRYPYNSLYNPYNNFSNGLISNKAPNKETTKKETS, from the exons ATGACTCGCGCAATAATCCTCGTGCTGCTATTCTGCTCGCTATCGTCATGTCAGTCTTCTTCGGCGGCGACGCCGTCACTGACACCGCTTCCAACAGTGGGTCCTACTCCGTTCCCTTTCACCCCGACTCCGTTCGCTCCTACCCCTTTTACCCCGACTCCATTTGCTCCATCCCCTTTCGCCCCAGGTTTCAATAACCGCTTCAATTATCCGTACAATCCACAAGCAGGACCAGCTGTTCCTATTCTCTCGTTTACCAATGACCATGGCGCGGCAGGAACTTATTCGTACAG TTTTACGACTGCTGATGGCAAGCAAGCGCAGGAGAGTGGCTTCTTAAAGGATGCCTATATTGATAACAACGGCGAGCCTCAAGGGACTCAG GTGGTTCAGGGTAGTTACGCCTATGTAGCACCGGATGGTACTCCAATTCAAGTGAGCTATGTTGCAGATGAAAATG GATTCAGACCATCAGGTGTTCACATTCCCGCAGACGGCAAAGCGATCGTTCCTCCGGTTGTACCTCCCATTCCCGGCGTTCCTCCCGTCCCACTCGTAGATGGCAAGATTGACCCCACCCACAACAGATATCATCACTTCTACAACAATGGCTATAATCGCCCTTACGACCCTAGGTATCCTTATGACCCTCGCTACCCA TACAATTCTTTATACAACCCTTACAACAATTTCAGTAACGGTTTGATTAGCAACAAAGCGCCTAATAAAGAGACAACCAAGAAGGAGACGTCATAA